From a single Cyclobacterium marinum DSM 745 genomic region:
- a CDS encoding TonB-dependent receptor domain-containing protein: MRKIAKLLFISIIMLTQASQIAMGQQTSEKKEFKISGKVVNQATGEPIPYATAFLKESASETSIAGGVADDNGEFFFNVKDAGKYKVELSFVGYDTFVRDDIQVGPNTPSLFLGNIGLSESEVSLEEVTVQGQRSLITEKVDRTIYNAENDKTTVGGDASDVLRRVPMLTVDLDGNVSMRGSSNILVLIDNKQSAIVANNIADALKQIPAEEIKSVEVITSPSAKYDAEGTGGVINIVTKKNKLQGASLNINTSAGLRGSNLGLNAALKKGKMGFSLGGFGRAGYNVLGSFENEQTLLADDGSSTRILQGADTRNNMMFGRYNFGWDYEINKYNFMTTSVSFGLRNMKNKQDDLYTETYIEDMLVSELLRDVSTDNLSNNLDVSYNYTKSYEKKGKEISFSGLYSRSNQTNDFVNSLYNETFDQIISRIRNDNDNLNEEFTVQVDYVTPLGAKDEQIIEYGAKNILRRATSDFAYYSAAGADGEYVENEDVDLSNQFNYNQNVTAGYLSYTLGFLEHYTLKTGIRYEYTNIDADFLSSDVPVEIPSYGTVVPNMNFGRKLANGNMLKAAYNRRIQRPSLNYLNPNIQASNPQQITQGNPLLDPEMTDNYELSYSTFIKGTSLNFTSYLRNTTGSIQPVRTIQDDDVIFTTYENIGNERAYGLGIFSNINISGKFSLNGSIDGYYAQLDNGQDNPQYKAQNEGFVISGRLFGNYTLPKNWQIQAFSFYRGRRVQLQGSSGGFGIYSLSLNKQFAEKRGSIGFGAENFFTPEFKIRNELSTPTITQQSVTGMRFMNFKINFSYRIGKLSVDGGRRKKRGVNNEDLKESEGGASPGMMN, encoded by the coding sequence ATGAGAAAAATAGCCAAACTATTATTTATTTCCATAATAATGCTGACCCAAGCATCTCAAATTGCCATGGGTCAACAAACTTCGGAAAAGAAGGAATTTAAAATATCAGGAAAAGTAGTTAATCAAGCCACAGGTGAGCCCATCCCCTATGCTACGGCATTTCTAAAGGAATCAGCTTCTGAGACATCCATTGCAGGAGGAGTTGCAGATGACAATGGAGAGTTCTTTTTTAATGTAAAAGATGCCGGGAAATACAAAGTGGAATTGAGTTTTGTAGGCTATGACACATTTGTCAGAGATGATATCCAAGTGGGACCCAATACCCCATCATTATTTTTAGGAAACATTGGCTTGAGCGAGTCAGAGGTTTCTTTAGAAGAAGTAACTGTTCAGGGACAAAGAAGTCTTATTACAGAGAAGGTTGACAGAACCATATACAATGCTGAGAATGACAAAACCACCGTTGGTGGAGATGCTTCAGATGTATTGAGAAGAGTTCCAATGTTGACAGTAGACTTGGATGGAAATGTTTCCATGAGAGGAAGTAGCAATATCCTTGTATTAATAGACAATAAACAGTCTGCGATCGTAGCCAATAATATAGCAGATGCCTTAAAGCAAATACCTGCGGAAGAAATCAAGTCCGTAGAAGTAATTACTTCACCTTCTGCTAAATATGATGCTGAAGGTACAGGTGGCGTAATCAATATTGTCACAAAAAAGAACAAACTTCAAGGAGCTTCCTTAAATATCAATACCAGTGCAGGTTTGAGAGGTTCAAATCTTGGTTTAAATGCGGCCTTGAAAAAAGGTAAAATGGGCTTCTCTTTAGGCGGTTTTGGAAGAGCCGGATACAATGTCCTGGGTAGCTTTGAAAATGAGCAAACATTGCTTGCTGATGATGGTTCATCTACCAGAATATTACAGGGTGCTGACACCAGAAACAATATGATGTTTGGTAGGTATAATTTCGGTTGGGATTATGAAATCAACAAATATAATTTCATGACAACCTCAGTGAGTTTTGGGCTTAGAAACATGAAGAATAAGCAAGATGACCTATATACAGAAACTTATATAGAAGACATGCTGGTCAGTGAGTTACTTAGGGATGTGAGTACTGACAATCTTTCTAACAATTTGGATGTTAGTTACAATTACACCAAGTCTTATGAAAAGAAAGGTAAAGAAATTAGTTTTTCAGGCCTCTATTCAAGAAGTAATCAAACCAATGACTTTGTCAATAGCTTATACAATGAGACCTTCGATCAAATAATCAGTAGAATTAGAAATGACAATGATAACCTCAATGAGGAATTCACTGTTCAGGTAGATTACGTCACCCCTCTTGGCGCTAAGGATGAACAGATTATCGAATATGGAGCTAAAAACATTTTAAGAAGGGCCACTAGTGACTTCGCTTATTATAGCGCAGCGGGTGCAGATGGTGAATATGTGGAAAATGAAGATGTTGACTTGTCTAACCAGTTTAATTACAACCAAAATGTAACTGCCGGATATTTGTCTTATACCTTAGGGTTCTTAGAACATTACACCCTCAAAACCGGCATTCGGTATGAATACACCAATATTGATGCAGATTTCCTTTCTTCAGACGTTCCGGTTGAAATCCCATCTTATGGCACCGTAGTTCCCAATATGAACTTTGGCAGGAAATTGGCCAATGGAAATATGCTAAAAGCCGCCTATAATAGAAGAATTCAAAGACCATCTTTGAATTACTTGAATCCAAATATTCAAGCCTCTAACCCGCAGCAGATCACTCAAGGTAATCCTTTATTGGATCCGGAAATGACTGATAATTATGAATTGTCCTACAGTACCTTTATCAAGGGAACTTCACTCAACTTCACCTCCTACTTGAGAAATACTACAGGTTCAATTCAACCGGTTAGGACAATTCAAGATGATGATGTAATCTTTACCACTTACGAAAACATTGGAAATGAAAGAGCTTATGGTCTGGGCATCTTTTCCAATATAAATATATCAGGTAAGTTTTCTTTGAATGGGTCTATTGATGGATATTATGCCCAATTGGACAATGGACAAGACAACCCACAATACAAAGCCCAGAATGAAGGTTTTGTGATCAGTGGAAGATTATTTGGGAATTATACACTACCGAAAAACTGGCAAATCCAGGCCTTTAGTTTTTACCGAGGCAGAAGGGTACAATTGCAGGGTTCTTCTGGAGGTTTCGGTATCTATAGCTTAAGCCTAAACAAGCAATTTGCAGAAAAAAGAGGCAGTATTGGTTTTGGTGCTGAAAACTTTTTCACTCCTGAATTTAAAATCAGAAATGAATTATCTACCCCTACCATTACACAACAAAGTGTAACAGGTATGCGCTTTATGAATTTCAAAATCAACTTCTCTTATAGAATTGGGAAGCTAAGTGTAGATGGTGGAAGAAGGAAAAAAAGAGGGGTTAACAACGAAGATCTGAAAGAAAGCGAAGGAGGAGCTTCTCCGGGAATGATGAATTAG
- a CDS encoding OmpA family protein, which produces MNNAIAILFRASTFIVLALFTFYPSYGQSPVFSLAYDEQQPIISPEGDLYFTLAYHPQNKGGQKDSGDVWFATEDEQGFSSPVPVPELSTKHYDLLIGFYQQSEVLVYHANLNNQQVIQSYIKDVEGWKKGEVIQLPGLKLNGDYFSASLDAMGKIMTISMDSYGTYGNEDIYVSKYNGKSWSRPLNIGGEINTNKQELSPRLSYAGDSLYFASNAYDTQKGIEIYGSKRLDNTWTNWSPPVLLKLSQLQGVEMYYFQDLKNKRAFFTNTQKSEGFGNIYILENKAPEMIPAPPLAKNPTDQRPTSVSNDRPNSSSPIVNSISNSDTLLLSNPQRESKEVVGISEKLDALAIGEQLILENVLFKKATVDLLDSASSLLVLDELATFMVKHPHKKMLIEGHTDSYGNANVNMRLSLARADKIKELLVNRGVAASNLQTKGRGGKKPIATNSNEAGRKKNRRVEIKLIAED; this is translated from the coding sequence ATGAACAATGCAATAGCAATTTTATTTAGAGCAAGTACATTTATTGTGCTTGCTCTTTTCACTTTTTATCCATCTTATGGACAATCACCTGTATTTTCTTTGGCTTATGATGAACAACAGCCTATAATAAGTCCTGAAGGTGATTTGTATTTTACTTTGGCTTATCACCCCCAAAATAAAGGTGGACAGAAAGACAGTGGTGATGTTTGGTTTGCTACAGAAGATGAGCAGGGTTTTAGCTCCCCGGTACCTGTTCCTGAGCTTTCCACTAAACATTACGACTTGCTAATTGGGTTTTATCAGCAAAGTGAAGTGCTAGTTTATCATGCCAACTTAAACAACCAACAGGTAATTCAATCCTATATCAAGGATGTCGAGGGTTGGAAAAAAGGGGAGGTCATCCAACTTCCAGGTCTAAAACTTAATGGAGATTACTTTAGCGCCTCTCTTGATGCTATGGGGAAAATAATGACGATATCTATGGATTCCTATGGGACCTATGGGAATGAAGATATTTATGTGTCCAAATACAATGGTAAATCTTGGTCAAGGCCTTTAAACATTGGAGGGGAAATTAATACTAACAAACAAGAATTAAGTCCCAGGCTTTCTTATGCCGGAGATAGCCTTTATTTTGCTAGCAATGCCTATGATACACAAAAAGGTATAGAAATATATGGCAGTAAAAGGCTTGACAATACATGGACAAATTGGAGTCCCCCTGTATTGCTAAAACTGTCTCAATTGCAGGGTGTTGAAATGTATTATTTCCAAGACCTTAAAAATAAAAGAGCCTTTTTTACTAACACTCAGAAAAGCGAGGGATTTGGAAATATCTATATCTTGGAAAACAAAGCTCCTGAGATGATTCCTGCTCCGCCCCTTGCAAAGAATCCTACTGACCAAAGACCTACAAGTGTTTCAAATGATCGCCCAAATAGCTCTTCACCTATTGTAAATTCCATTTCCAATTCGGATACCCTTTTGCTTTCAAACCCTCAAAGAGAAAGCAAGGAAGTGGTTGGTATATCTGAAAAATTAGATGCATTAGCGATTGGCGAACAGCTAATATTAGAAAATGTTTTGTTTAAAAAGGCTACTGTAGATTTATTGGATTCAGCATCCTCCCTACTTGTGTTGGATGAATTGGCCACATTTATGGTAAAGCACCCCCACAAAAAGATGCTAATAGAGGGCCATACAGACAGCTACGGGAATGCCAATGTAAACATGCGATTATCTTTGGCCCGTGCTGATAAGATTAAAGAACTCCTTGTGAATAGAGGGGTTGCAGCTAGCAATTTACAAACCAAAGGCCGGGGTGGCAAAAAGCCTATTGCGACCAACTCAAATGAGGCCGGTAGGAAAAAGAACAGGAGAGTAGAAATAAAGTTGATTGCAGAAGACTAA
- a CDS encoding deoxyhypusine synthase family protein, protein MEITNFLKNHFRHFNAAALIDAAEGYKSHLDNNGKMMVTLAGAMSTAELGISLAEMIRQDKVHIITCTGANLEEDVFNLVAHDYYERIPEYRDLTPQQEQDLVDRHMNRVTDTCIPEMEAMRRIENVILEEWQKADQSGEQFFPHEFFYKILLSGKLESEYQIDPKDSWLLEAAKKNIPIIVPGWEDSTLGNMFAGHVISGDIKNVHTVKGGIQYMMFLAEWYTENAKEDSTVGFFQIGGGIAGDFPICVVPMLHQDLQRDGVPLWGYFCQISDSTTSYGSYSGAVPNEKITWGKLGIDTPKYIIESDATIVAPLVFAIVLGQ, encoded by the coding sequence ATGGAAATTACCAATTTTCTAAAAAATCATTTCAGACATTTTAATGCAGCAGCACTCATTGATGCTGCCGAGGGATATAAATCCCATTTAGACAACAATGGAAAAATGATGGTAACCCTTGCCGGGGCGATGTCAACTGCCGAACTGGGGATTTCTTTGGCAGAGATGATCCGTCAGGATAAGGTTCATATCATTACCTGCACAGGAGCCAATCTGGAAGAAGATGTATTCAACCTAGTTGCACATGATTATTATGAGCGGATACCGGAATATAGAGATTTGACACCGCAGCAAGAGCAAGACTTGGTTGACAGGCACATGAATAGGGTGACAGATACCTGTATTCCTGAAATGGAAGCCATGCGGAGAATTGAAAATGTAATCCTAGAAGAATGGCAAAAAGCAGATCAATCTGGAGAACAATTTTTCCCTCATGAGTTTTTCTATAAAATTTTATTATCAGGGAAACTTGAAAGTGAATACCAGATAGATCCCAAAGACAGCTGGCTATTGGAAGCTGCAAAGAAAAACATTCCAATTATTGTTCCCGGATGGGAGGATTCCACTTTAGGAAATATGTTTGCCGGACATGTTATTTCCGGAGACATAAAAAATGTCCATACCGTAAAAGGAGGTATTCAGTACATGATGTTTTTGGCAGAGTGGTATACAGAAAATGCCAAAGAAGATAGCACCGTTGGGTTTTTCCAGATAGGTGGCGGAATAGCCGGTGATTTTCCTATTTGTGTAGTGCCGATGCTCCATCAGGATTTGCAGCGAGATGGAGTTCCTCTGTGGGGTTATTTCTGTCAGATCTCAGACAGTACCACCTCCTACGGCTCTTATTCAGGAGCTGTGCCAAATGAGAAGATAACTTGGGGAAAACTGGGAATAGACACACCTAAATATATTATAGAATCAGATGCCACAATTGTAGCACCTTTAGTGTTTGCGATTGTTTTGGGGCAATGA
- a CDS encoding OmpH family outer membrane protein has protein sequence MRRNLTLFSAIAFLGLLIGACNTSTPNESVSGGEEKKDVSDIKIAYIVTDSVINNFDYFKEKSAEIAEKGNKYQNELTNRAKGFEQEVASFQSTGGNMTRNQAQAKQEELMKKEENLMTYRQNIMTELQADETNLYNEVYDKIQVYLNEYATENGLEMILSYTRGGGVWYAKESFDITDEVISGLNDDYKNNDNSGTGEKEETPASE, from the coding sequence GTGAGAAGAAATTTAACATTATTCAGTGCGATCGCGTTCTTAGGACTCCTTATTGGGGCTTGTAATACTTCGACTCCTAACGAATCTGTGTCAGGCGGAGAAGAAAAGAAAGATGTTTCAGATATAAAAATTGCTTATATCGTTACAGATAGCGTGATCAATAATTTTGATTATTTTAAAGAAAAGTCTGCTGAAATTGCTGAGAAAGGTAATAAATACCAGAATGAATTGACCAATAGGGCCAAGGGATTTGAACAAGAAGTTGCCAGTTTCCAAAGTACGGGAGGTAATATGACCAGAAACCAAGCGCAGGCGAAGCAAGAAGAGTTGATGAAAAAAGAGGAAAACCTGATGACTTACAGACAGAACATCATGACTGAACTGCAAGCTGATGAAACGAATCTTTACAATGAGGTATACGATAAAATCCAGGTTTACCTAAATGAGTATGCGACTGAAAATGGTCTTGAGATGATCCTTTCTTACACTAGAGGTGGTGGCGTATGGTATGCTAAGGAAAGCTTTGATATTACCGACGAGGTGATTTCAGGTTTAAATGATGATTATAAAAATAATGACAATTCAGGTACAGGAGAAAAGGAAGAAACTCCTGCCAGTGAATAA
- a CDS encoding methylglyoxal synthase has product MKIALIAHDGKKADMVHFIGGCKPALEGITLVATGTTGSHIEKAGFEVEKLLSGPLGGDAQIGAMVAQKELDMVIFFRDPLGKHPHEPDVQMLMRICDVHNVPLATNLAAAELMIKYFNK; this is encoded by the coding sequence ATGAAGATAGCATTAATAGCCCATGATGGGAAAAAAGCAGATATGGTCCATTTTATTGGTGGATGCAAACCGGCATTGGAGGGGATAACCCTTGTTGCAACAGGAACTACAGGATCACATATAGAAAAAGCTGGATTTGAAGTTGAAAAATTACTTTCCGGGCCGTTGGGAGGGGATGCTCAAATAGGTGCCATGGTGGCACAAAAAGAGTTAGATATGGTGATTTTCTTTAGAGACCCCCTAGGAAAGCACCCGCATGAGCCGGATGTTCAAATGTTGATGAGAATTTGTGATGTTCACAATGTCCCTTTGGCAACCAATTTGGCAGCAGCAGAGCTGATGATAAAATATTTCAATAAGTAA
- a CDS encoding histone deacetylase family protein, with the protein MLKVAWSTKYAHPLPEGHRFPMEKYDLLPEQLLYEGTLYEDNFFEPEPCQEEVITAIHESLYLEKLKGLSLSKSEIRRTGFPLSKELVEREIQIMNGSVMASLFALKDGIGMNIAGGTHHAFKDRGEGFCLLNDIAIAAKFLLTKNEIDKVLVVDLDVHQGNGTASIFENDPEVFTFSMHGKHNYPMHKEKSDLDVPLEDQTDDQTYLSLLESHLPKLITRVAPDFIIYQSGVDVLATDKLGRLGLTIQGCKERDKLVLTHAKTNKIPIMCCMGGGYSLKISDIIEAHANTFRLAQELFF; encoded by the coding sequence ATGCTTAAAGTAGCCTGGTCTACGAAATACGCTCATCCGTTGCCGGAGGGACATAGATTTCCCATGGAGAAGTATGATTTGCTTCCCGAACAATTACTTTATGAAGGAACCCTTTATGAAGATAATTTTTTTGAGCCTGAGCCCTGTCAGGAAGAAGTAATCACGGCTATTCATGAAAGTTTGTATTTGGAAAAATTAAAAGGATTATCACTCAGCAAGTCAGAGATAAGGAGAACAGGTTTCCCATTGAGCAAAGAATTGGTCGAAAGAGAAATTCAAATCATGAATGGTTCGGTAATGGCCTCTTTATTTGCTTTGAAGGATGGGATAGGAATGAATATTGCCGGAGGTACCCACCATGCTTTCAAGGACAGAGGGGAAGGTTTTTGTCTATTAAATGACATAGCCATTGCAGCTAAATTTCTCCTTACAAAAAATGAGATTGATAAGGTTTTGGTGGTAGACTTAGATGTGCATCAAGGCAATGGCACGGCCTCCATTTTCGAAAATGACCCGGAGGTTTTTACATTTAGCATGCATGGCAAGCACAATTACCCCATGCACAAAGAAAAATCAGACCTTGATGTTCCCTTGGAAGACCAAACGGATGACCAAACCTATCTGTCCCTGCTGGAAAGTCATCTACCAAAGTTAATAACCAGGGTTGCACCTGATTTTATCATCTATCAATCCGGTGTAGATGTTTTGGCTACTGATAAATTGGGAAGATTGGGATTGACCATTCAAGGTTGTAAAGAAAGAGACAAGCTAGTATTGACTCATGCAAAAACAAACAAGATTCCGATCATGTGTTGTATGGGAGGAGGATATTCACTCAAAATAAGTGATATTATTGAGGCCCATGCCAATACTTTCCGTTTGGCACAGGAGCTTTTCTTCTAA
- a CDS encoding mandelate racemase/muconate lactonizing enzyme family protein, protein MKKNTEYLQQRFQDEKNAKLINTEKTQPLFEEPKNERRSFFKKAVLGGISLGGMMSLPMEETLAHTTSKVNRLSNPSDLKITDMRIAQYGNVPLLKIYTNQGIHGLGDVRDGGDKRYALMLKSRILGENPCNIEKIFKRIEQFGWHGRQGGGVSGVEMALWDLAGKAYGVPLYQLLGGKFRDKVRIYVDTPTVQDPDEFANKMKSRVDMGYTMLKMDIGIGLIKDQKDTLTNKSPWGPMRGWSDTDVMSYTQTPHQFTHVQITPKGLEKMVEYAAKAREKVGFEIPLAIDHFGHMGYNEMIKLANAFEPYNIAWLEDLIPWQNTEQWKRVTESISTPTLTGEDAYHKKNFKDLIENRAVDLVHPDPGSVGGYLQTKKVGDYAEEYGIGMALHHAASPITFMGTVHAAAATYNFIGLEHHSVDNPWWEDLVTGIDKPFVKDGYVTVPESPGIGLELNEDEVKKRLREGEKFFAPTDDWNEIRSWDRTWS, encoded by the coding sequence ATGAAAAAAAATACTGAATATTTACAGCAGCGTTTTCAGGATGAGAAAAACGCTAAATTAATTAACACAGAAAAAACCCAACCATTATTTGAAGAGCCTAAAAATGAAAGGCGTTCTTTTTTTAAGAAAGCAGTTCTTGGAGGAATAAGCTTGGGGGGAATGATGTCCCTGCCTATGGAAGAAACTTTGGCTCACACCACTTCTAAAGTAAACCGTCTTTCTAATCCTTCAGACCTAAAAATTACCGATATGCGCATTGCCCAATATGGGAATGTGCCTTTATTAAAGATTTATACCAATCAGGGAATTCATGGTTTAGGGGATGTGAGAGATGGTGGGGATAAGCGTTATGCCTTGATGTTGAAGAGTAGAATTTTGGGTGAAAACCCATGTAATATTGAGAAAATATTTAAAAGAATAGAACAATTTGGCTGGCATGGCAGGCAAGGTGGGGGAGTTTCAGGCGTTGAAATGGCCCTTTGGGACCTTGCCGGAAAAGCATATGGTGTGCCACTCTACCAGCTTCTAGGGGGAAAATTCAGGGATAAAGTAAGAATTTATGTGGATACGCCTACCGTTCAAGATCCTGATGAATTTGCAAATAAAATGAAAAGTCGTGTAGACATGGGATATACCATGTTAAAGATGGACATAGGAATAGGTCTGATTAAAGATCAAAAAGACACCTTAACCAATAAGTCTCCATGGGGGCCAATGAGGGGATGGTCAGATACAGATGTGATGAGTTATACACAAACACCTCATCAATTTACCCATGTTCAAATTACGCCCAAAGGTTTGGAGAAAATGGTTGAATATGCTGCCAAAGCAAGGGAAAAAGTAGGCTTTGAAATTCCTTTGGCGATTGACCACTTTGGACATATGGGTTACAATGAAATGATCAAATTGGCCAATGCCTTTGAACCATACAATATAGCTTGGTTGGAAGACTTGATTCCTTGGCAAAATACCGAACAATGGAAACGTGTCACTGAATCAATTTCAACTCCTACCCTTACCGGTGAAGATGCCTACCATAAGAAGAATTTTAAAGACCTTATAGAAAACAGGGCAGTGGATTTGGTTCACCCGGATCCTGGAAGTGTTGGAGGTTATCTTCAAACCAAAAAGGTTGGGGATTATGCTGAAGAATATGGCATAGGTATGGCACTTCACCATGCGGCTTCACCCATTACCTTTATGGGCACAGTACACGCAGCAGCGGCCACCTATAACTTCATAGGTTTGGAGCACCATTCAGTAGACAATCCTTGGTGGGAAGATCTGGTTACAGGGATTGATAAACCTTTTGTAAAGGATGGTTATGTTACGGTGCCTGAATCTCCCGGCATAGGCCTTGAATTAAATGAGGATGAAGTTAAGAAAAGATTGAGAGAGGGGGAGAAATTTTTCGCTCCCACTGATGATTGGAATGAAATTAGGTCTTGGGACAGAACCTGGAGTTAA
- a CDS encoding phage holin family protein, translating into MKSKQILSILLQLVVAGLVIIFTAYLLPGIVVDDLITGILIAALLALLNVTIKPILIFFTIPITILTLGLFLLVINALMVMLAADIVNGFAVGNFWWALLFSLVLSLVNSILGISLGRGLGS; encoded by the coding sequence ATGAAGTCTAAACAAATTCTTTCTATTCTCTTACAATTAGTAGTGGCTGGCTTAGTCATTATTTTTACAGCTTATTTACTACCCGGAATTGTAGTAGATGACCTGATCACAGGTATTCTTATCGCAGCGCTTTTGGCCTTACTAAACGTCACTATTAAACCAATTTTAATATTTTTCACGATTCCGATCACTATACTTACTTTGGGTTTGTTTTTATTGGTCATTAATGCCTTGATGGTGATGTTGGCAGCTGATATAGTTAATGGCTTTGCTGTAGGGAATTTTTGGTGGGCACTATTGTTTAGTTTGGTTCTTTCGTTGGTAAATTCCATTCTTGGTATTTCGCTTGGTCGAGGTTTAGGCAGCTAA
- the pfkA gene encoding 6-phosphofructokinase, translated as MQDQPINIKKIGVLTSGGDAPGMNAAIRAVVRAGFYYNLEVYGIYRGYEGMINDDIRKLDSRSIAHVLERGGTFLKSARSLEFRTPEGRKKAYDNLKSHGIDALVVIGGDGSLTGAHLFYKEFGIPAVGLPGTIDNDLFGTDLTIGFDTACNTAIGAIDKIRDTATSHDRLFFVEVMGRDAGFIAINAGIGSAAAAILIPEKKFPVEKLIDRLKFREKAKKESNIVIVAEGGKSGGAQEISEKVKKILPTYDIKVTILGHLQRGGAPSSFDRILSSKLGVSAVEGLLKGKFDVMVGIINNKIVYTPIKRAIIDDKEVDDEDLRIAGILST; from the coding sequence ATGCAAGACCAACCTATTAACATAAAAAAAATTGGAGTTCTTACCTCAGGAGGAGATGCTCCGGGAATGAATGCTGCCATTAGGGCAGTGGTGCGTGCCGGATTTTATTATAATTTGGAGGTATATGGAATATACCGTGGTTATGAAGGGATGATCAATGATGACATCAGAAAACTTGACAGTAGATCCATTGCACATGTCTTAGAGAGAGGGGGAACATTTTTAAAATCAGCAAGAAGTCTTGAATTCCGAACCCCTGAAGGAAGGAAAAAAGCTTACGATAACTTAAAAAGTCATGGTATTGATGCCTTGGTGGTGATCGGTGGAGATGGTTCCCTTACCGGTGCTCACTTGTTTTATAAAGAATTTGGTATCCCAGCTGTTGGGCTGCCAGGAACCATTGACAATGACTTGTTTGGAACCGATTTGACCATTGGATTTGATACAGCATGTAATACAGCCATAGGAGCAATTGATAAAATTAGGGATACAGCCACTTCACATGACCGTTTGTTTTTTGTAGAAGTGATGGGTAGAGATGCCGGTTTTATCGCCATCAATGCGGGTATAGGAAGTGCTGCTGCGGCGATTCTTATTCCGGAAAAGAAATTTCCTGTGGAGAAATTGATTGATCGGCTAAAATTTAGGGAGAAAGCCAAAAAAGAAAGTAATATAGTCATAGTGGCTGAAGGTGGTAAAAGTGGTGGAGCGCAAGAAATTTCTGAAAAGGTAAAAAAGATTTTGCCTACTTATGACATTAAGGTGACGATCCTTGGGCACCTTCAAAGAGGTGGGGCTCCATCCTCTTTTGATAGGATTTTGTCTAGTAAGTTAGGTGTTTCTGCAGTGGAAGGGTTGCTAAAAGGTAAATTCGATGTGATGGTTGGAATTATCAACAATAAAATTGTTTACACCCCCATAAAAAGAGCTATAATAGATGATAAAGAGGTTGATGATGAAGACCTACGTATTGCCGGTATTCTGTCCACATGA
- a CDS encoding sensor histidine kinase encodes MTNSIKPRKITFLIHILIWIFIAIVIFVVSPLSWKVDLPIEYWFKQGLTLLFLILGFYLNMYVLVPKLLFKDRIWAFIGLGILLILLFLFLIIQFENLVNLPELMHNAFRPDKPYLPKPRNFSYDLFTILLLLFGLGISTSVVVVEKWQTDAGLRRQMEKEKVSSELSYLKAQINPHFFFNTLNNIYSLTNIDVERAQKAILKLSRMMRYVLYETDKDTTYLSKELDFIKDYVDLMQLRLTDKVKLILNIQETGEDITIAPMLLLPFIENCFKHGVSSKTESKIEIYIGQKGKVLELKTVNLKFPPNPKSKENMGSGIGLTNTRRRLDLIYGEKCKLLIDEENPENEYRVQLNLNLG; translated from the coding sequence ATGACAAATTCAATTAAGCCTAGAAAAATCACTTTTCTTATCCATATTCTGATTTGGATATTTATAGCTATAGTGATTTTTGTAGTAAGCCCCCTTTCGTGGAAAGTAGACCTACCGATAGAGTATTGGTTCAAACAAGGCCTGACACTTTTATTTCTTATCCTAGGGTTTTACCTTAATATGTACGTTTTGGTACCTAAATTACTCTTCAAGGATAGAATTTGGGCATTTATAGGTTTAGGTATTTTACTAATACTTTTATTTTTATTTTTGATCATTCAGTTTGAGAATCTTGTGAATCTACCTGAGTTAATGCACAATGCATTTAGGCCCGACAAACCTTACTTACCCAAACCCAGAAATTTCAGTTATGATCTTTTTACCATATTATTGCTTTTGTTTGGTCTGGGGATCAGTACCAGTGTGGTGGTAGTTGAAAAATGGCAGACGGATGCTGGTCTGAGAAGGCAAATGGAAAAAGAAAAAGTCTCTTCTGAATTGTCCTATTTAAAAGCTCAAATTAATCCTCATTTTTTCTTCAACACCCTGAATAATATATATTCATTAACCAATATAGATGTTGAAAGGGCACAAAAAGCCATTTTAAAACTCTCCAGAATGATGCGTTATGTCTTGTACGAAACAGATAAGGATACTACCTATTTGAGTAAGGAGCTTGACTTTATCAAAGATTATGTAGATTTGATGCAGTTAAGGTTGACAGATAAGGTAAAGCTGATCTTGAATATTCAGGAGACAGGAGAAGACATTACCATTGCACCTATGCTATTGCTTCCATTTATCGAAAATTGTTTCAAACACGGAGTAAGTTCAAAAACTGAAAGCAAAATTGAAATTTATATTGGCCAAAAAGGTAAGGTCCTCGAGCTTAAAACTGTAAATTTAAAATTCCCTCCCAACCCGAAGAGCAAAGAGAACATGGGGAGTGGTATTGGACTTACCAACACCAGAAGGCGGTTGGACCTAATTTATGGAGAAAAATGTAAATTACTGATTGATGAGGAAAATCCTGAGAATGAATATCGGGTTCAATTAAATTTAAATTTGGGATGA